A portion of the Stigmatella aurantiaca DW4/3-1 genome contains these proteins:
- the fusA gene encoding elongation factor G codes for MAREYPLERYRNIGIMAHIDAGKTTTTERILFYTGAIHKMGEVHEGNTTTDWMVQERERGITITSAAITAFWTRSEQKYRVNIIDTPGHVDFTIEVERSLRVLDGAVAVFDAVNGVEPQSETVWRQADRYKVPRICFINKMDRVGANFEMSVDTIREKLGARPVRMQLPLGAEDTHRGVIDLVQMKALVFVDAEQGSRYDVVDIPEEFRAQAEEARAQLLEAAAEQDDALTEKFLEGTELTGDEIRGAIRKGCIGLKLFPVFCGSAFRHKGVQPLLDAVVDYLPSPLDIPPIHGKTPKGEDDVRPTDDKAPFSALAFKIMNDPSFTSQTLTFLRVYSGRLEAGTAVWNSVKGKRERVSRLVQMRADKKDELTECFAGDICAVVGLKLAATGDTLCDDKHPIILERMEFPEPVIDIAIEPKSTADQDKIIQALQRLAMEDPSFRVRTNEETGQTLIAGMGELHLEIIVDRLLREFKVDANVGKPQVAYRETITAQVESEGKYIRQSGGKGQYGHIWLRVMPNAPGQGFAFEDKTKGGVVPKEFVQAVKDGVVESMQNGPVAGYPMVDVKVEAFDGSVHDVDSSEIAFKIAGSMAFRGAVNNPQAQAVLLEPVMNCEIVTPDDFMGDVIGDLNGRRGKILGMTPKPGGVQSIQAQVPLAAMFGYSTDLRSRSQGRATYTMQFSHYAPAPKSALNR; via the coding sequence ATGGCTCGCGAGTATCCGCTCGAGCGCTACCGCAACATCGGCATCATGGCGCACATCGATGCGGGGAAGACCACCACCACCGAACGGATCCTGTTCTACACAGGCGCCATCCACAAGATGGGCGAGGTCCACGAAGGCAACACCACCACGGACTGGATGGTGCAAGAGCGTGAGCGTGGCATCACGATCACCTCGGCGGCCATCACCGCCTTCTGGACGCGGAGCGAGCAGAAGTATCGCGTCAACATCATCGACACGCCGGGCCACGTGGACTTCACCATCGAGGTGGAGCGCTCGCTGCGCGTGTTGGATGGGGCCGTGGCCGTCTTCGATGCCGTGAACGGGGTGGAGCCTCAGTCCGAGACGGTCTGGCGGCAGGCGGACCGGTACAAGGTTCCGCGCATCTGCTTCATCAACAAGATGGACCGGGTGGGCGCGAACTTCGAGATGTCCGTCGACACCATTCGCGAGAAGCTGGGGGCCCGGCCGGTGCGGATGCAGTTGCCGCTCGGCGCGGAGGACACCCACCGCGGGGTGATCGACCTGGTGCAGATGAAGGCCCTGGTGTTCGTGGATGCGGAGCAGGGCAGCCGCTACGACGTGGTGGACATCCCCGAGGAGTTCCGGGCGCAGGCCGAAGAAGCGCGCGCGCAGCTCCTGGAGGCGGCCGCCGAGCAGGACGACGCGCTGACCGAGAAGTTCCTCGAAGGCACGGAGCTGACAGGGGACGAGATCCGCGGTGCCATCCGCAAGGGGTGCATCGGGCTGAAGCTCTTTCCTGTCTTCTGTGGCTCGGCCTTTCGCCACAAGGGCGTTCAGCCGCTGCTGGACGCGGTGGTGGACTACCTGCCCAGCCCGCTGGACATCCCTCCGATTCATGGAAAGACGCCCAAGGGAGAGGACGACGTGCGTCCCACGGACGACAAGGCGCCCTTCAGCGCCCTGGCGTTCAAGATCATGAATGATCCGTCCTTCACCTCGCAGACGCTGACGTTCCTGCGCGTCTACTCGGGCAGGCTGGAGGCGGGCACGGCGGTCTGGAACTCGGTGAAGGGCAAGCGCGAGCGCGTCAGCCGGCTGGTGCAGATGCGCGCGGACAAGAAGGACGAGCTCACCGAGTGCTTCGCGGGCGATATCTGCGCGGTGGTGGGCCTGAAGCTGGCGGCCACGGGCGACACGCTCTGCGATGACAAGCACCCCATCATCTTGGAGCGGATGGAGTTCCCAGAGCCGGTGATCGACATCGCCATCGAGCCCAAGTCGACGGCGGATCAGGACAAGATCATCCAGGCCCTGCAGCGTCTGGCGATGGAGGACCCTTCGTTCCGGGTGAGGACGAACGAGGAGACCGGGCAGACCTTGATCGCCGGCATGGGCGAGCTGCACCTGGAGATCATCGTCGACCGGCTCCTGCGCGAGTTCAAAGTCGACGCGAACGTGGGCAAGCCCCAGGTGGCCTACCGCGAGACCATCACCGCGCAGGTGGAGTCGGAGGGCAAGTACATCCGGCAGTCCGGGGGCAAGGGCCAGTACGGCCACATCTGGCTCCGGGTCATGCCCAACGCGCCGGGTCAGGGCTTCGCCTTCGAGGACAAGACGAAGGGTGGGGTGGTGCCCAAGGAGTTCGTGCAGGCGGTGAAGGACGGCGTCGTGGAGTCCATGCAGAACGGCCCTGTAGCGGGCTATCCCATGGTCGACGTGAAGGTGGAGGCCTTCGATGGTTCCGTCCACGATGTGGACTCCAGCGAAATTGCCTTCAAGATCGCCGGCTCCATGGCCTTCCGAGGCGCGGTGAACAATCCCCAGGCTCAGGCCGTGTTGCTGGAGCCCGTGATGAACTGCGAGATCGTCACCCCGGATGACTTCATGGGCGACGTCATCGGCGACCTGAACGGCCGCCGCGGGAAGATTCTGGGGATGACGCCCAAGCCTGGCGGGGTGCAGAGCATCCAGGCTCAGGTCCCCTTGGCCGCCATGTTTGGCTACTCGACCGACCTGCGGAGCAGGAGCCAGGGAAGAGCCACCTACACCATGCAGTTCAGCCACTACGCCCCCGCGCCCAAGTCGGCCCTCAATCGTTGA
- the tuf gene encoding elongation factor Tu has translation MAKEKFERNKPHVNIGTIGHVDHGKTSLTAAITKVLAKTGGATFLAYDQIDKAPEERERGITISTAHVEYQTKNRHYAHVDCPGHADYVKNMITGAAQMDGAILVVSAADGPMPQTREHILLARQVGVPYIVVFLNKVDMLDDPELRELVEMEVRDLLKKYEFPGDSIPIIPGSALKALEGDTSDIGEGAILKLMAAVDEYIPTPQRATDKPFLMPVEDVFSIAGRGTVATGRVERGKIKVGEEVEIVGIRPTQKTVITGVEMFRKLLDEGMAGDNIGALLRGLKREDLERGQVLAKPGSINPHTKFKAQVYVLSKEEGGRHTPFFKGYRPQFYFRTTDVTGTVKLPDNVEMVMPGDNIAIEVELITPVAMEKELRFAIREGGRTVGAGVVADIIA, from the coding sequence ATGGCCAAGGAGAAGTTCGAGCGGAACAAACCCCACGTGAACATCGGGACGATTGGACACGTGGACCACGGGAAGACGTCGCTGACGGCCGCCATCACCAAGGTGCTGGCCAAGACGGGCGGCGCCACGTTCCTGGCCTATGACCAGATCGACAAGGCCCCCGAGGAGCGTGAGCGCGGCATCACCATCTCCACGGCGCACGTGGAGTACCAGACGAAGAACCGCCACTACGCGCACGTGGACTGTCCTGGCCACGCCGACTACGTGAAGAACATGATCACGGGCGCGGCGCAGATGGACGGAGCGATTCTGGTGGTGTCCGCGGCCGACGGCCCGATGCCCCAGACGCGTGAGCACATCCTGCTGGCCAGGCAGGTGGGCGTGCCCTACATCGTCGTCTTCCTGAACAAGGTGGACATGCTGGACGATCCGGAGCTGCGCGAACTGGTGGAGATGGAGGTGCGCGACCTGCTCAAGAAGTACGAGTTCCCGGGCGACAGCATCCCCATCATCCCTGGCAGCGCGCTCAAGGCGCTGGAGGGAGACACCAGCGACATCGGCGAGGGAGCGATCCTGAAGCTGATGGCGGCGGTGGACGAGTACATCCCGACGCCGCAGCGTGCGACGGACAAGCCGTTCCTGATGCCGGTGGAAGACGTGTTCTCCATCGCAGGCCGAGGAACGGTGGCGACGGGCCGAGTGGAGCGCGGCAAGATCAAGGTGGGCGAGGAAGTGGAGATCGTGGGGATCCGTCCGACGCAGAAGACGGTCATCACGGGGGTGGAGATGTTCCGCAAGCTGCTGGACGAGGGCATGGCGGGAGACAACATCGGAGCGCTGCTGCGAGGCCTGAAGCGCGAGGACCTGGAGCGTGGGCAGGTGCTGGCGAAGCCTGGGAGCATCAACCCGCACACGAAGTTCAAGGCCCAGGTATACGTGCTGTCGAAGGAAGAGGGAGGGCGGCACACGCCGTTCTTCAAGGGATACCGGCCGCAGTTCTACTTCCGGACGACGGACGTGACCGGAACGGTGAAGCTGCCGGACAACGTGGAGATGGTGATGCCGGGAGACAACATCGCCATCGAGGTGGAGCTCATTACTCCGGTCGCCATGGAGAAGGAGCTGCGCTTCGCCATCCGTGAGGGTGGCCGCACGGTGGGCGCCGGCGTCGTTGCCGACATCATTGCCTAG
- the rpsJ gene encoding 30S ribosomal protein S10 produces MATTKIRIRLKAYDSKLLDQSAGEIVETAKRTGAKVAGPIPLPTRINKFTVLRSPHVDKKSREQFEIRTHKRLLDILEPTQQTLDALMKLDLSAGVDVEIKS; encoded by the coding sequence ATGGCGACAACGAAGATCCGCATCCGGCTGAAGGCGTACGACTCGAAGCTCCTGGACCAGAGTGCTGGGGAGATTGTCGAGACGGCCAAGCGCACGGGCGCCAAGGTGGCTGGTCCAATCCCCCTGCCCACACGCATCAACAAGTTCACGGTTCTGCGGTCGCCGCACGTGGACAAGAAGAGCCGCGAGCAGTTCGAGATCCGCACTCACAAGCGCTTGCTCGATATCCTCGAGCCGACCCAGCAGACGCTGGATGCGCTGATGAAGCTGGATCTGTCTGCCGGCGTTGACGTCGAGATCAAGTCCTAG
- the rplD gene encoding 50S ribosomal protein L4, with protein sequence MAKFKVIDLDGKQVSEIELSDEVFGAEPNPHLFYEVAKMQQINKRRGTVGVKNTSLVSGGGKKPWKQKGTGRARQGSIRASHWVGGGKAMAPKARDYFYRPPRKVRRGALRAALSQRARENALFILDGFKLDAPKTKQAFDVLTRRLKLENALVVDDKGNNHLHRSVRNLARFDVLPPEGINLESVLRHKQLVLTSAAAKAIQEALS encoded by the coding sequence ATGGCGAAGTTCAAGGTAATCGACCTGGATGGCAAGCAGGTGTCGGAGATCGAGCTCTCCGACGAGGTGTTCGGCGCTGAGCCGAACCCCCACCTCTTCTACGAGGTGGCGAAGATGCAGCAGATCAACAAGCGCCGGGGCACGGTGGGGGTGAAGAACACCTCGCTCGTGAGCGGCGGCGGCAAGAAGCCCTGGAAGCAGAAGGGTACCGGCCGCGCCCGCCAGGGCTCCATCCGCGCTTCCCACTGGGTGGGCGGCGGTAAGGCGATGGCTCCCAAGGCCCGGGACTACTTCTACCGGCCCCCCCGCAAGGTTCGCCGCGGCGCGCTCCGCGCCGCGCTGTCCCAGCGGGCCCGGGAGAATGCTCTGTTCATCCTCGACGGCTTCAAGCTGGACGCCCCGAAGACCAAGCAGGCCTTCGATGTGCTCACCCGGCGCCTGAAGCTGGAGAACGCCCTGGTGGTGGATGACAAGGGCAACAACCACCTTCACCGCAGCGTGCGCAATCTGGCCCGCTTCGACGTGCTGCCGCCCGAGGGCATCAACCTTGAGTCCGTGCTGCGCCACAAGCAGCTGGTGCTCACCTCGGCCGCCGCGAAGGCCATCCAGGAGGCCCTGTCATGA
- a CDS encoding 50S ribosomal protein L23, with the protein MNIHDVIKGPLITEKLDKAREKFRQYSFIVDKKATKIDVARAVENLFKVSVEGVRTNIVRGKTKRVGRSIGKRPNYKKAVVTLKAGDTIELFEGGTVEP; encoded by the coding sequence ATGAACATCCACGACGTCATCAAGGGTCCGCTCATCACCGAGAAGCTGGACAAGGCCCGCGAGAAGTTCCGTCAGTACTCCTTCATCGTGGACAAGAAGGCCACGAAGATCGATGTGGCCCGCGCGGTGGAGAACCTCTTCAAGGTCTCCGTCGAGGGTGTGCGCACCAACATCGTCCGCGGCAAGACCAAGCGCGTGGGCCGCAGCATCGGCAAGCGCCCCAACTACAAGAAGGCCGTCGTCACCCTCAAGGCGGGCGACACGATCGAGCTCTTCGAGGGAGGGACGGTCGAGCCGTAA
- the rplB gene encoding 50S ribosomal protein L2 produces the protein MGIKKYKPTSAARRLMTVSDFADITKSTPEKKLTAPLKRSGGRNVHGHITRRHQGGGHKRRYRIIDFKRLDKDGVPAKVVAVEYDPNRTANIALLHYADGEKRYILAPVGLAVGDTLFAGSTADIRPGNCLPLQNIPVGTIIHNVELKPGRGGQIIRSAGTSGQLMAKEDRYAQVRLPSGAVRKVLIECRATVGQIGNIEHEIIRVGKAGKSRWLGIRPTVRGLAMNPVDHPHGGGEGKSGQGNPHPVSPWGKKTKGLTTRTNKRTDKFIVSGRRQGARSQ, from the coding sequence ATGGGCATCAAGAAGTACAAGCCGACCTCCGCTGCTCGCCGCCTGATGACGGTGTCCGACTTCGCGGACATCACCAAGAGCACGCCTGAGAAGAAGCTGACCGCTCCGCTGAAGCGCTCGGGCGGCCGCAACGTTCACGGCCACATCACCCGCCGTCATCAGGGGGGTGGTCACAAGCGGCGCTACCGCATCATCGACTTCAAGCGCCTGGACAAGGATGGCGTGCCGGCCAAGGTCGTTGCTGTGGAGTACGACCCGAACCGCACCGCCAACATCGCGCTGCTGCACTATGCCGACGGCGAGAAGCGCTATATCCTGGCGCCCGTGGGGCTGGCGGTGGGGGACACCCTCTTCGCGGGTTCCACGGCCGACATCCGGCCGGGCAACTGCCTGCCGCTGCAGAACATCCCGGTGGGTACCATCATCCACAACGTGGAGCTGAAGCCGGGCCGCGGCGGGCAGATCATCCGCTCCGCCGGGACCTCGGGCCAGCTGATGGCCAAGGAAGACCGTTACGCTCAGGTGCGTCTGCCCTCGGGCGCGGTGCGCAAGGTGCTCATCGAGTGCCGCGCCACCGTGGGCCAGATTGGCAACATCGAGCATGAGATCATCCGCGTTGGCAAGGCGGGTAAGAGCCGCTGGCTGGGCATCCGGCCCACCGTCCGCGGTCTGGCGATGAACCCCGTGGACCACCCGCACGGTGGTGGTGAGGGTAAGTCCGGCCAGGGTAACCCGCATCCGGTGTCGCCGTGGGGTAAGAAGACCAAGGGTCTCACCACCCGCACCAACAAGCGGACCGACAAGTTCATCGTCAGCGGGCGCCGGCAGGGCGCGCGCAGCCAGTAG
- the rpsS gene encoding 30S ribosomal protein S19, which yields MARSIKKGPFVDDHLLKKVEDMIKTNQKKVVKTWSRRSTILPEFVGHTFAVHNGKKFIPVFVTENMVGHKLGEFAPTRTFGGHSAEKKVAKAPGK from the coding sequence ATGGCTCGTTCGATTAAGAAGGGACCGTTCGTCGATGATCACCTCCTGAAGAAGGTGGAGGACATGATCAAGACGAACCAGAAGAAGGTCGTGAAGACCTGGTCGCGCCGCTCCACCATTCTCCCCGAGTTCGTGGGGCACACCTTCGCGGTGCACAATGGGAAGAAGTTCATCCCGGTGTTCGTGACGGAGAACATGGTGGGTCACAAGCTCGGCGAGTTCGCGCCGACGCGCACCTTCGGTGGGCACTCGGCGGAGAAGAAGGTCGCCAAGGCGCCCGGGAAGTAA
- the rplV gene encoding 50S ribosomal protein L22: MDSTAHLRHVRMSPRKLSLVAALVRGKSVEAALHILKFTPRAASAPVAKLIKSAVANATDKSKGQVDVDTLYVKTISVDQGPTQRRYMPRAMGRATPINKKSSHVHVVLSEAKK; this comes from the coding sequence ATGGATTCCACTGCACACCTGCGGCACGTCCGCATGTCTCCCCGGAAGCTCTCGCTGGTGGCGGCGCTCGTCCGCGGTAAGTCGGTCGAGGCGGCCCTCCACATCCTGAAGTTCACCCCCCGCGCGGCCTCGGCCCCGGTGGCCAAGCTCATCAAGAGCGCCGTGGCCAACGCGACCGACAAGTCCAAGGGTCAGGTTGACGTGGACACGCTCTACGTGAAGACCATCTCCGTGGACCAGGGGCCCACCCAGCGCCGGTATATGCCGCGCGCCATGGGCCGCGCGACCCCCATCAACAAGAAGAGCAGCCACGTTCACGTGGTTCTGTCCGAGGCGAAGAAGTAG
- the rpsC gene encoding 30S ribosomal protein S3, whose protein sequence is MGQKVHPIGFRLGVIKTWDSKWFEHKNYAQWLHEDIRIREFVKKSLNHAGVSKVEIERAANKVKVNVHTARPGIVIGKRGAGIETVKKDLQQFTKNEVFLNIVEVRKAETDAQLVAENIATQLERRIAFRRAMKKALQTAMKFGAKGIRVACSGRLGGAEMARYEWYREGRVPLHTLRADIDYGFAEAKTTYGKIGCKVWICRGEVLPGKGGQAPLPSNR, encoded by the coding sequence TTGGGACAGAAAGTTCATCCGATCGGGTTCCGCCTCGGGGTCATCAAGACCTGGGACTCCAAGTGGTTCGAGCATAAGAACTATGCCCAGTGGCTCCATGAGGACATCCGCATCCGCGAGTTCGTGAAGAAGTCGCTGAACCACGCGGGCGTCTCCAAGGTGGAGATCGAGCGGGCGGCGAACAAGGTGAAGGTCAACGTGCACACCGCGCGGCCGGGCATTGTTATCGGCAAGCGGGGTGCTGGCATCGAGACGGTGAAGAAGGACCTGCAGCAGTTCACCAAGAACGAGGTCTTCCTCAACATCGTCGAGGTCCGCAAGGCCGAGACCGACGCGCAGCTGGTGGCCGAGAACATCGCCACCCAGCTCGAGCGCCGCATCGCCTTCCGCCGCGCCATGAAGAAAGCCCTCCAGACGGCGATGAAGTTCGGCGCCAAGGGCATCCGCGTGGCGTGCTCTGGTCGGCTCGGTGGCGCCGAGATGGCGCGCTACGAGTGGTACCGCGAGGGCCGCGTGCCCCTGCATACCCTGCGGGCCGACATCGACTACGGCTTCGCCGAGGCCAAGACGACCTACGGCAAGATCGGCTGCAAGGTCTGGATTTGCCGCGGAGAGGTCCTCCCGGGCAAGGGGGGCCAGGCCCCTCTGCCTTCCAACCGCTAG
- the rplP gene encoding 50S ribosomal protein L16: MLQPARTKYRKMHKGRMHGQAHRGSDLTYGEFGLVTLQPGWITSRQIEAARIAMTRHVKRGGKIWIRIFPDKPITKKPAETRMGTGKGGVEYYVAVVKPGRVLYEMEGMTPEVATGALKLAQAKLPVLTKIVTRSELSL; encoded by the coding sequence ATGCTCCAGCCTGCTCGTACCAAGTACCGCAAGATGCACAAGGGCCGCATGCACGGCCAGGCCCACCGTGGCAGTGATCTCACCTACGGTGAGTTCGGCCTGGTGACCCTGCAGCCGGGGTGGATCACCTCCCGGCAGATCGAGGCGGCCCGTATCGCGATGACCCGTCACGTGAAGCGTGGCGGCAAGATCTGGATCCGGATCTTCCCGGACAAGCCCATCACGAAGAAGCCCGCCGAGACCCGTATGGGTACCGGTAAGGGAGGCGTGGAGTACTACGTGGCCGTGGTGAAGCCGGGCCGCGTCCTCTACGAGATGGAGGGCATGACGCCCGAGGTGGCCACCGGAGCCCTGAAGTTGGCGCAGGCGAAGCTGCCTGTCCTCACCAAGATCGTGACCCGCAGCGAGCTGTCGCTCTAG
- the rpmC gene encoding 50S ribosomal protein L29, translating to MATAKELKELSAEDLKKRADELRGTLFQDRLSMRTGNLDSPSQRTQHRRDLARILTVLGEKTRAEKAAKKA from the coding sequence ATGGCGACTGCGAAAGAGTTGAAGGAATTGTCGGCAGAGGACCTGAAGAAGCGCGCGGATGAACTGCGCGGCACGCTCTTTCAGGACCGGCTGAGCATGCGGACGGGCAATCTGGACAGCCCCTCTCAGCGTACCCAGCACCGGCGTGACCTGGCCCGTATCCTGACCGTCCTGGGCGAGAAGACCCGGGCTGAGAAGGCGGCCAAAAAGGCTTGA
- the rpsQ gene encoding 30S ribosomal protein S17, whose product MAEATQTTSAPATSTRGRPKTRVGIVTSNKMQKTVVVTVQRRAAHPKYGKIMSMREKYKAHVEDHDYPKKITINEGDRVRIAETRPSSKDKRWRVVEVIEKSKNV is encoded by the coding sequence ATGGCTGAAGCGACCCAGACCACCTCCGCTCCCGCGACCTCCACCCGTGGCCGTCCCAAGACGCGCGTGGGGATCGTCACCTCGAACAAGATGCAGAAGACGGTGGTTGTCACCGTCCAGCGCCGCGCGGCTCACCCGAAGTACGGGAAGATCATGAGCATGCGCGAGAAGTACAAGGCGCATGTCGAGGACCACGACTACCCGAAGAAGATCACCATCAACGAGGGTGACCGCGTGCGCATCGCTGAGACGCGTCCTTCCTCGAAGGACAAGCGGTGGCGGGTGGTTGAGGTGATCGAGAAGAGCAAGAACGTCTGA
- the rplN gene encoding 50S ribosomal protein L14, whose protein sequence is MIQMTSVLDVADNSGAKKVFCIKVLGGSKRKYASIGDVIVVSIREALPNSKVKKGDVAKAVIVRTKHEVGRPDGSYIKFDGNSAVLINKDLEPIGTRIFGPVARELRARKFMKIISLAPEVL, encoded by the coding sequence ATGATTCAGATGACGAGCGTGCTCGACGTGGCCGACAACTCGGGCGCCAAGAAGGTGTTCTGCATCAAGGTGCTCGGTGGCTCGAAGCGCAAGTATGCGTCGATCGGCGACGTGATCGTCGTGTCGATCCGCGAGGCCCTTCCGAACTCGAAGGTGAAGAAGGGCGATGTGGCCAAGGCCGTCATCGTGCGCACCAAGCACGAGGTGGGTCGGCCCGATGGCAGCTACATCAAGTTCGACGGCAACTCCGCGGTCCTCATCAACAAGGACCTGGAGCCCATCGGGACGCGCATCTTCGGGCCGGTGGCCCGTGAGCTCCGCGCCCGCAAGTTCATGAAGATCATCTCGCTCGCGCCGGAAGTCCTCTAA
- the rplX gene encoding 50S ribosomal protein L24 — MQKLKVGDTVQVISGKERSEKTPASKRGKVLKIDREADRVTVEGLRTVKRHLRKTAQSPEGGIVDKPGTIALSNVQVVCTKCDKPTRVGIKAEGDAKKRFCKNCDALID, encoded by the coding sequence ATGCAGAAGCTGAAAGTGGGAGATACCGTGCAGGTCATCTCGGGCAAGGAACGCTCCGAGAAGACACCGGCGAGCAAGCGCGGGAAGGTGCTGAAGATTGACCGTGAGGCCGATCGCGTGACGGTGGAAGGACTTCGGACCGTCAAGCGGCACCTGCGCAAGACCGCCCAGAGCCCCGAAGGGGGCATCGTCGACAAGCCGGGCACCATCGCGCTGTCGAACGTCCAGGTGGTGTGCACCAAGTGCGACAAGCCGACGCGGGTGGGCATCAAGGCCGAGGGCGACGCGAAGAAGCGGTTCTGCAAGAACTGCGACGCCCTCATTGACTAG
- the rplE gene encoding 50S ribosomal protein L5, protein MADEKKPEQKEKKEKKGRKKEDVKKAGFAANIEEGLESKPARLKLRFRKEGVPALMKELSLKNPLQVPRLEKIVVNMGLGEALANNKILESAVDQLGAITGQKPVVTRARKSIANFKLRQGQAIGCAVTLRGDRMYEFLDRLISVALPRVRDFKGVSPKAFDGKGNYTLGVREQIIFPEINYDQIEKVKGLNISFVTTAQNDEQGLALMRHFGMPFRQ, encoded by the coding sequence ATGGCTGATGAGAAGAAGCCCGAGCAGAAGGAAAAGAAGGAAAAGAAGGGCCGCAAGAAGGAAGACGTCAAGAAGGCTGGCTTTGCGGCCAACATCGAGGAGGGGCTTGAGTCGAAGCCTGCCCGGCTGAAGCTGCGCTTCCGCAAGGAAGGCGTCCCGGCCCTCATGAAGGAGCTGAGCCTGAAGAACCCGCTCCAGGTTCCGCGGCTCGAGAAGATCGTCGTCAACATGGGTCTGGGCGAGGCGCTCGCCAACAACAAGATCCTGGAGTCGGCGGTGGACCAGCTGGGTGCCATCACCGGCCAGAAGCCCGTGGTGACCCGCGCCCGCAAGTCGATCGCGAACTTCAAGCTGCGTCAGGGCCAGGCCATCGGCTGCGCCGTCACGCTGCGCGGCGACCGGATGTACGAGTTCCTGGACCGCCTCATCTCCGTCGCGCTGCCGCGCGTGCGTGACTTCAAGGGCGTGTCCCCCAAGGCCTTCGACGGGAAGGGCAACTACACGCTCGGCGTGCGAGAGCAGATCATCTTCCCGGAAATCAACTACGACCAGATCGAGAAGGTGAAGGGGCTCAACATCAGCTTCGTCACCACCGCCCAGAACGACGAGCAGGGGCTGGCGCTGATGCGTCACTTCGGCATGCCGTTCCGCCAGTAA
- a CDS encoding type Z 30S ribosomal protein S14 has product MAKLSKIAQAKRKPKFSVRKYNRCPLCGRPRAFLRKFQMCRICLRLRALRGEITGVTKSSW; this is encoded by the coding sequence ATGGCCAAGCTCTCCAAAATCGCCCAGGCGAAGCGCAAGCCGAAGTTCTCGGTGCGCAAGTACAACCGCTGCCCGCTGTGCGGCCGTCCGCGCGCGTTCCTGCGGAAGTTCCAGATGTGCCGTATCTGCCTGCGCCTGCGGGCGCTGCGCGGTGAGATCACCGGCGTCACCAAGTCGTCCTGGTAG
- the rpsH gene encoding 30S ribosomal protein S8, producing MSVINDPVGDMLTRLRNASRARHDKVVIPHSKLKVEIIRVLKDEGYIGEYTIHERQPQNEISVQLKYGQDRSSAITGIKRVSKPGLRRYVPVRDIPRVLGGLGIAVLSTSKGVLSDSEARKQNIGGEILCTVY from the coding sequence ATGTCGGTCATCAATGATCCTGTCGGCGACATGCTGACCCGCCTGCGCAACGCCTCGCGCGCGCGGCATGACAAGGTCGTCATTCCCCACTCGAAGCTGAAGGTCGAGATCATCCGCGTCCTGAAGGACGAGGGATACATCGGGGAGTACACCATCCACGAGCGTCAGCCCCAGAACGAGATCAGCGTTCAGCTGAAGTACGGCCAGGACCGCAGCTCGGCCATCACCGGCATCAAGCGCGTGTCCAAGCCGGGCCTGCGCCGGTACGTGCCGGTGCGCGACATTCCCCGCGTGCTCGGTGGCCTGGGGATCGCCGTGCTGTCCACCTCGAAGGGGGTTCTGTCGGACAGCGAGGCGCGGAAGCAGAACATCGGCGGCGAGATTCTCTGCACCGTCTACTAG